The Paenibacillus sp. FSL R7-0345 DNA segment ACTTTAACAACCTTGTGTAAGAAGAACGTTAAGCCTGGGTGTTAGTTTTATTAAATATATCTATGTATATTGAATATTTGATAGATAACGTCTATATTTCAAATATAGAGGGAGCGTGAAGGTATATGAACGTACAGCAGCTAAAAGTATTCGTAGAGGTTATGCGCAGGGAGACATTGCAGGAGGCAGCAGAGACGCTGGAGCTGACCCAGCCCACCATCAGCTTTCACCTGCGTAAGCTGGAGGAGAGCCTCGGCACTCCGCTGTTCCGCAAGCAGTCGCGGAAGCTGATCCGCACAGAGGCGGCGGAGGAACTGCTGCCGTATGCACGGCGCGTCGTTTCGCTGATGGAGGAAGCCGCTGAACGCATGCGGATAAGGGCTCTGCATACACACAGCAGGCTGAAGCTTGGCGCGAGCTATACACCGGCCACTTATTATCTGCCTCCCTTCCTGGCGGATTACAAGCACCGGCATCCTGATACAGACCTGCTTTTGACGGTAAAAAAAGCCGAAACCGTGCTTTCGCTCTTAAGGCATCACGAAATTGATGCAGCGGTCATCTCCCTGCCGGACGAACCGCTGAAGGGCCTGCAGGTGCTGCCGCTTATTGAGGATGAGCTGCAGCTGGTGATGAAGCCCGGCCATCCGCTCAGTGAAGCTGAGCCTTTGACTGCGGAGCAGCTGCAGGGCGAGACTTTTCTGCTCCATGAGCAGGGCTCCACCTCCCGGCAGCTGGCTGAGGAGTGGGCGGCTTATGCCGGCGTCCAGTTTCAGTCCGTCATGGAGCTGGGAGCGATCGAGACGATCAAGGAGACACTGAAATTCAACTCCGGCATCGGAGTACTGCCGCTGCGCAGCGTCCTTAAGGAGACTGCAGCCGGTGAGCTGATCCGGCGGCCTCTGCCGGGAGACGGCTACATTAACCGCCGGCATATCTGCCTCGTCTACCGGGATGAGCCGATCTATGCGCGGCATATCCGCGATTTCATCGAGTATATCCGGGGGATTGCGGCCGCCGGCTCATAGGCGATGAAAGAATGAAAGCTGAGCCATGCGGATGATCCGCACGGCTCAGCTCTATCAGGCACTTGTATTCTTGTAACAATCAGCAGCTGCTAGAGCTTACCGCCTTCAACTACCAGTTCATCGGTATAACCTTCACCATAGACTTCATTTAGCGTCGCATTATACGCCTCGTGGATGAACTCCTCCTTGCCCAGCGCCTCCAGCTCGGTGTTAAGCCAGTTCAACAGCTCGGTGTTGCCTTTGGCTACTGCCGGGGCAATCGTATCCTGGCCGCCGAAGGCCGGGATGCTTACAGTGAAGCCGGGATTGGATTTGGCCCAGGCGATCAGCTCGGTGTTATCGTTGGCAATTGCTGCACCGCGGCCGTCCTTGAGTGCAGAGAAGATCTCGGTATACTGGTCGAATTTCAGCAGCTCAATGTCCGGATACTCTTTGGTAAAGTAAGTTTCAGCCGTAGTCCCCTTGGCGACGATCAGCTTCTGGCCCTTCTGTTTCAGCTGGTCGATGGAGGTAATCGGCGCGCTATCCGGGGAGACGATCCCGAAGGACAGCTTCATGTACGGGCTGGCAAAATCGACCTTCTCCTTGCGCTCATCCGTAACCGTAAAGTTGGCCATAATGATATCCACTTTATTGGATTCGAGGTAGGCTACACGGCTGGCCGCATCCACCAGGACGAATTCTGCCTTCGATTCATCGCCGAGCAGATCCTTGGCAAATCTTTTGGCAATATAGACGTCAAAGCCCTGATTCTTCCCTTCAGAGTCCACATAGCCAAACGGCGGCTTGTCGGCAAATACCCCGATCCGGATCTTATCGTTCTTCTTCAGCTGTTCAATCGAATCAAACTTGGAAGAAGATGAATTCGCTCCGGCGTTGTTATCCGCATTACCGCATGCAGTCAGTCCCACCACCAGCATACTTGCCGCAATAATACCTGTTATTAACTTTTTGCCTTTACCCATCTCTCTCATCCCCTGTTTCTATAGTTTGTTGTACTCAAAAATATTAAGAAAGTGCTGTGCACGTTCTGTTCCGGGACTGGTGAAGAACTGCTCCGGCGGAGCAACCTCACATACGCTGCCTTGATCCATAAAGACGATACGGTCGCCGACCGATTTGGCAAATCCCATTTCGTGCGTCACGATAATCATCGTCATGCCCTGCTTGGCCAGGCCCAGAATAACGTCCAGCACCTCGCGCACCATCTCGGGATCAAGCGAAGCCGTCACCTCATCGAATAAAATAATATCCGGATTCATGCACAGCGCCCGCACAATCGCAATCCGCTGCTTCTGCCCGCCCGACAGCTGCCGGGGATAATCGCCCGCCCGGTCGGCCAGGCCGACCCGCTCCAACAGCTCCTGCGCCTGCTGCTGCGCTTCCGCGCGCTCCCTCCGCTGCACCTTCAGCGGCCCCAGCAGAATATTCTCCATCACCGTCATATGCGGAAACAGCTCATAGTTTTGGAATACCATCCCGATGTGCTGGCGCAGGTCACGCCAATTGATATCATCTCCGGTTAGATCCTGACCGCGGTACAGAATATGTCCGCCCTCCACCGGCTCAAGGCCGTTGAGGCAGCGCAGCAGGGTGCTTTTGCCGCAGCCGGAAGGCCCGAGAATGACAATGACCTCCCCGCGCTCCACCTGCAAATCTATACCGTTTAGCACCTGCCGGTCGCCGAATGTCTTACACACACCCTGTACCTCCAGCAGCAGCTCGCCTGTCTTCGTCATATCTGCTTTTCCTTCCTCCACTAATTTTGCCATTTCTGCTCAAACCTCCTGGATAGTCTGGACAGCGGGTAACAGACTAGAAAATACAGGATAAAGATGAACCCGTACACCCAGAACGAGGCATTCGGCGCTTTGATTACACCCAGCTCTATAATCTGCTGTCCGATCTTCACCACCTCAATGACACCGATCAGCACAACCAGCGACGTTGTCTTCACCATCCGGGTAGCCAGATTGATCGAGCCCGGCAGCATCCGCCGCACCGCCTGCGGAATCAGAATATGCCGGTAGAGCTGACCTCTGCTTAAACCAAGCGCCTGCCCCGATTCCACCTGATGCTTCGGCATAGATTCGAGCGCGCCGCGCACAATATCGCCGATCTCCGCCGCACCCCAGAGACTGAACACCAGTATTGCAGTAGCCTCTCCGCTGATATCGATATGCAGCATAGGCGAGAAGCTGAAATACACCACATACAGCCACACCAGGATCGGAATAATCCGGAAGGCCTCCAGATACAGTCGCAGAACAAGCCGCAAAGGCCGGGAATTCAGCGTCCGCAGCAGGCCCATCAGCACCCCCAGCACAGTCCCTATAACAATGGAGACAAAAGAAATTTCGATCGTAACCAGCAGTCCCCCGAGCAGCCGCTCGAAGTTCGAGCCCTCAAACAGCACGTCAATTCCCGAATTCGGCATGCCGCACCTTCCTTTCCACCCAGCTGAGCAGAAGCGACAGCGGCAGCACCAGAATCAGATAAGCAAGCACCAGCAGCAGCAGGGATTCTGCGGTTTTGTAGTGCATGCCGATCAGATCCTTGGCCACATTCATCAGGTCCATCAGAGCGATCGCCCCAACAATGGACGTTTCCTTCAGCAGAAAAATCGCGTTCGCTCCCAAAGAAGGAATGCTGATAGCCAGCGCCTGCGGGAGGATGACGTATCTTGCCAGCTGCACCTTGCTAAGTCCGATACTAAGCCCCGACTCCAGCTGTGTCCGGCCGACTGCCTCAATTCCGCTTCTGAACGCCTCCGTCATATAGCTGCCTCCGAGAAAAGTCATGCCGACCACCGCACAAGTAAACTCGCTCATGTGAATGCCCACCTTCGGCAGACCGTAATAGAGGAAGAACAGCTGCACCAGCAGCGGCGTATTTCTCGACAATTCGATGTAAGACAGAATAATGCTTCTAAGCCCTTTAACCTTATAAAAAAGTACCAGACTAAACACAAGCCCGAGCACGAGCGACAGCGCAATCGCGATTAACGCCAGCTTCACCGTCAGCCACATGGCATCCCCGTACAAGGGCAGGCTTTCCATGATAAACTCCCAGTCTAAATTCATCCGCATAACCTTCCGTCCGCCAAAATAAAGCCCCTAATCTAACAGCTAAATAACAACCAATGTCATCGGTTTACTAGGGTGATTTTAACCCGAAGCTGACATAAGGTGATATGATTAATTTCACATTATTCCAAGTAATTAACTAAGGATTATATTTAAAAAAACCGCCACCAACCTCTGGAAAAGAGGTGCTGACGGTTAAAATGTTGATGCTATAAATATTTTTGCAGCAGCGCGATCCGTTCTGCATACTCCCCATCTGTTAAATACGTCTGCCCCGGATTCATTGCAAAGGTTGAACCCCAGTCCTTCCCGCCATCATACTTTGGAACGATATGCATATGCAGGTGATGCAGCTTGTCCCCGTAAGCCCCGTAGTTGAGCTTGTCCGGTCCGAAGGCCTGGTCAATCGCGGCAGCCGCTTTTTGCACATCGCCCATAAAGGCCGCCAATTCCTCCGGGGACAGCTGGAACAGCTCCTTTACATGATCCTTGTACACGACATTGCATCTGCCCTTATACGTCTGCTCCCTGAACAGGAATACCGTCGATACCGAAAGCTGTGCCACCTCAAGCATCAGGTTATCCCGGCGCTCATCCTCCATACAATACATACATTCGTTGTTCTTTTCCATGCGTTACATCCCTTCAGTTGTCATTATGTACAGCTCTATCTCTTCTATCCTGCTCCAATAATCAGCCGCCAGCAGTTACAATAGTTACAGGCTCCGTCAGAAAAAAAACGGCTCCCTCCTTCCTAAAAAAGAGGGGAGCCGTTCCATAAACTTTGCTGCGCTGCAGGGTTCCGTTGCTGTAATCGTCCTGATCCGCGCTGATGAACCCGTACCGTTTGCTCACTTACTGTAAGTAACGGACCCAGCAGCCCTTATTTCTGGTCTCAGTCCATTTTTTGCAAGCTAACGGACACCCGAGCCCTTATGTCAGCGTATTCAGCCCAATATTCGCAGCTGGAGAGGCGATAAGGCCGCTGTGGTCCGTTAGCCCGGCTAGAAGAGTTGATTTTCGGTAAATAAGGGCTCCGCTGTCCGTTAGAATTGCAACAAGATCCGGGTTGAACCAAGAGTACGAACTAACAATTCTGCCTGACCATTAATCCTGTTCAGCCACCAGCTTGAGCTCAAACGCCTCATTACGGTCGCAGACAAGCACGCCGTCAATCACATCCAGCCGGGCAGCCTGAACCGAGGAGCGGCGGCTCTGGTACCTGTCTTCAGGACTGTCTTCACTCTCGCTGCCGTCTCTGCCGGGATGCGTGAAGTAGAAAATATAAGCCTCATCGCCCTGCACAACGACATCTGCATGCAGCCCGATGGTACCGTCATCCCCGCGGGTTCCCGGCTGATCCAGGATTAGACCGTTATGCTCCCATGTCTCCAGGTCACCGGAGCGAAAGACGCCCTGCCCGCGCCATTCGTCTACAATCATCCAGTACCAGCCTTTGAACCGGAAGACATTAGCTCCTTCATGCGGCCGGCCTGTTATGACCGGTCCGGTAACCTCCCAGTGGTACAGGTCCTTGCTGTCCGCCGCATAGGTATGCGACCCGTTCGCTTCATCCTTGTACCACATGCGGAACCCTCCGCCGGGCAGCCCGTGGATGCAGGCATCGATTACCCGGTCCGAGCTCAGCTCAAGCCGGGAACGGAAGGTCCAGTCCAGCAGATTAGGACTGGTATAGTGGAGCATATCGCGCCGGTGGCCGGCCCAGCCGGACGGAATGCCCTGAATGTAGCTGACGTACATATGGTACAGCCCGTCATGCCAGATAATCTCCGGCGCCCAGAACGTGTTGCGGCCCCATTCGATATCAAGCCCCTCCAGGGTGCCGCGGTACAGCCAGCTTACTCCGCCGTCGCGCGAGGAAGCAACACCGAGGTCTGTGCCGTGCACCCAGGCCACACCTTCTCCCTCCGCGGTCACTCTGCGGTTCGTATAAATCATCCACCATTCCTGTGCTTCCCGGTTCCAGATGATGACCGGATCAGCCGCCCCGTCGTATACCGGGTCCCTGAATAAAGGTGCCTTCATTGTGTTATCCTCTCCCGCTGCAATTTGGTTGCTGTTTTTATAATCCCGCCCGGTACTTAAATCCGCTGAACCTTACCTCACCAGCTCCTGAAGCCTGCAGCGCAATACGCAGGCTCAGGAAGCCTCCGAGCACATTATGGTGAAAGCCGGACATTTCAAACCCGTGATCCAGCTTGCTCCACTCCCCTTTGGCATCCATGAAATACAGGCTTACCTCATGCTCGTCATTAATTAGCCTTAAGGTCACGGAACCTCCTGACGCTGCTGAGCGTTCGCTCGTGTTGCCGTTACGGTATGCAAATGCCTCCCTGCCGTCAAAGCCGATGCCATAGTGAAAACCCAGCTTATAGAACAGGCCGAGCGTCCCGTACGCTCCGTCTTCAACAGCTATGGTAACCTCGGCGGTGTACGTATGATGCACCGGAATGCAAAGCAGCGGCCCGGACTGCTCACCGGGAACTGCTTTTAATACTACACTATTCTTATCGATCCGGTAATCTTCCCGGTGTACTCCGCCCCAAAAATGCCAGTGCAGCCCCAGGCCGCCGGATTCCTCAGATACGAGCGCCCGGTCAGGCTTTGATGGAAGGCCAATAGCGGGAGCAGCCCCCGCCTCCTGATCACCTGCCGTGAACCAGCCGTCCGCCGTCCAGGTTACCGGTTCAAGCAGCGACTGCCTGCCGAGCGGATAGTAGTCTTTTTCATAAGCATGATAGACAAGATACCAGTCTCCCTCCGGCGTATCCACCAGCGTGCCGTGACCTTTCGACCACCACTGCTCTCTGCGGTGCTTTGTGCGTATAACCGGATTATGCGGTGAGTTTTCCCACGGTCCGTCTAGTGATGCCGCGCGTGCGGAGACGATCATATGGCTGGTGGCCGGTCCGGCCGTCCCGCCTTGTGCACTGGTCATATAATAGTAACCGTCCTTGTAGGTCAGCTTGGGGGATTCCAGATAGAAGCCCTCCGTCAGCCACTCCTTCGGATAACGCCAGCCCGTATATACCTGCTCTAATTCGCCTGCTGTAGACAAGCGTCTTTGGACAAACGTATTCTGTAGCCTTCCGACAGAAACAAATAGCGGTTGCCCTGCTCATCTGCTGCATGACCCGGATCAATATACCCGACCTTCAGATCCACCGGTCTGCTCCATGGACCTGCCGGATTCTCTGCAGTCACAACCCAGTTCGTTCCCCGTGCAGGAAAATAGATATAGAAAAGTCCCTCATGATAAATGAAATCCGGCGCCATAATTGAACCGCCTACATGCTCAAGTACGGCATGACCGACCGGCTCCCAGTCCGTCAGGTCCAGGGAATGCCATATAAGCAGCCCCGGTGTGTAGTGGAAAGAAGAATGTGTCATGTAATAGTGATCCCCGGCTCTGACTATTGACGGATCCGGATAATCTCCCGCCAAAATGGCGTTAATGCCTTGAATAGGTGTCATAATCAGCCTCCATTAATCGAATTGATAACGGCTTGCCAGGAACTGCTGAACAGAAAAGATGCAGTCTGCCCGCAGGGCAGCTGCATCCTTGTTACGCCATCCTGTGCCTTACTTTACAACTACTGATATTGTCCCGCTCTCTGTCTCGCCTGCTGCATTCACCAGAACAGCACGATACTCATACACTCCTGCCGCTTTTTCTGACAGTACCGTTACTGCTGTCTGGGCAGCCGGTGTAGCTTCGCTGAGCTTCTGGGAGTCAACCAGCCTGCCGTTCTCATACAGGCGGTATTCCGAAGCATTTGTGCCCCACCACAGGTTCATGGTAATGCTGTAACTGCCGTCAGCATCCCAGTTGTCATGGGATAACACCGGTTTGCC contains these protein-coding regions:
- a CDS encoding LysR family transcriptional regulator; the protein is MNVQQLKVFVEVMRRETLQEAAETLELTQPTISFHLRKLEESLGTPLFRKQSRKLIRTEAAEELLPYARRVVSLMEEAAERMRIRALHTHSRLKLGASYTPATYYLPPFLADYKHRHPDTDLLLTVKKAETVLSLLRHHEIDAAVISLPDEPLKGLQVLPLIEDELQLVMKPGHPLSEAEPLTAEQLQGETFLLHEQGSTSRQLAEEWAAYAGVQFQSVMELGAIETIKETLKFNSGIGVLPLRSVLKETAAGELIRRPLPGDGYINRRHICLVYRDEPIYARHIRDFIEYIRGIAAAGS
- a CDS encoding cysteine ABC transporter substrate-binding protein, coding for MGKGKKLITGIIAASMLVVGLTACGNADNNAGANSSSSKFDSIEQLKKNDKIRIGVFADKPPFGYVDSEGKNQGFDVYIAKRFAKDLLGDESKAEFVLVDAASRVAYLESNKVDIIMANFTVTDERKEKVDFASPYMKLSFGIVSPDSAPITSIDQLKQKGQKLIVAKGTTAETYFTKEYPDIELLKFDQYTEIFSALKDGRGAAIANDNTELIAWAKSNPGFTVSIPAFGGQDTIAPAVAKGNTELLNWLNTELEALGKEEFIHEAYNATLNEVYGEGYTDELVVEGGKL
- a CDS encoding amino acid ABC transporter ATP-binding protein, yielding MTKTGELLLEVQGVCKTFGDRQVLNGIDLQVERGEVIVILGPSGCGKSTLLRCLNGLEPVEGGHILYRGQDLTGDDINWRDLRQHIGMVFQNYELFPHMTVMENILLGPLKVQRRERAEAQQQAQELLERVGLADRAGDYPRQLSGGQKQRIAIVRALCMNPDIILFDEVTASLDPEMVREVLDVILGLAKQGMTMIIVTHEMGFAKSVGDRIVFMDQGSVCEVAPPEQFFTSPGTERAQHFLNIFEYNKL
- a CDS encoding amino acid ABC transporter permease, producing MPNSGIDVLFEGSNFERLLGGLLVTIEISFVSIVIGTVLGVLMGLLRTLNSRPLRLVLRLYLEAFRIIPILVWLYVVYFSFSPMLHIDISGEATAILVFSLWGAAEIGDIVRGALESMPKHQVESGQALGLSRGQLYRHILIPQAVRRMLPGSINLATRMVKTTSLVVLIGVIEVVKIGQQIIELGVIKAPNASFWVYGFIFILYFLVCYPLSRLSRRFEQKWQN
- a CDS encoding amino acid ABC transporter permease; its protein translation is MNLDWEFIMESLPLYGDAMWLTVKLALIAIALSLVLGLVFSLVLFYKVKGLRSIILSYIELSRNTPLLVQLFFLYYGLPKVGIHMSEFTCAVVGMTFLGGSYMTEAFRSGIEAVGRTQLESGLSIGLSKVQLARYVILPQALAISIPSLGANAIFLLKETSIVGAIALMDLMNVAKDLIGMHYKTAESLLLLVLAYLILVLPLSLLLSWVERKVRHAEFGN
- a CDS encoding HIT family protein, yielding MEKNNECMYCMEDERRDNLMLEVAQLSVSTVFLFREQTYKGRCNVVYKDHVKELFQLSPEELAAFMGDVQKAAAAIDQAFGPDKLNYGAYGDKLHHLHMHIVPKYDGGKDWGSTFAMNPGQTYLTDGEYAERIALLQKYL
- a CDS encoding glycosyl hydrolase, with the translated sequence MKAPLFRDPVYDGAADPVIIWNREAQEWWMIYTNRRVTAEGEGVAWVHGTDLGVASSRDGGVSWLYRGTLEGLDIEWGRNTFWAPEIIWHDGLYHMYVSYIQGIPSGWAGHRRDMLHYTSPNLLDWTFRSRLELSSDRVIDACIHGLPGGGFRMWYKDEANGSHTYAADSKDLYHWEVTGPVITGRPHEGANVFRFKGWYWMIVDEWRGQGVFRSGDLETWEHNGLILDQPGTRGDDGTIGLHADVVVQGDEAYIFYFTHPGRDGSESEDSPEDRYQSRRSSVQAARLDVIDGVLVCDRNEAFELKLVAEQD
- a CDS encoding family 43 glycosylhydrolase is translated as MSTAGELEQVYTGWRYPKEWLTEGFYLESPKLTYKDGYYYMTSAQGGTAGPATSHMIVSARAASLDGPWENSPHNPVIRTKHRREQWWSKGHGTLVDTPEGDWYLVYHAYEKDYYPLGRQSLLEPVTWTADGWFTAGDQEAGAAPAIGLPSKPDRALVSEESGGLGLHWHFWGGVHREDYRIDKNSVVLKAVPGEQSGPLLCIPVHHTYTAEVTIAVEDGAYGTLGLFYKLGFHYGIGFDGREAFAYRNGNTSERSAASGGSVTLRLINDEHEVSLYFMDAKGEWSKLDHGFEMSGFHHNVLGGFLSLRIALQASGAGEVRFSGFKYRAGL
- a CDS encoding family 43 glycosylhydrolase, with protein sequence MTPIQGINAILAGDYPDPSIVRAGDHYYMTHSSFHYTPGLLIWHSLDLTDWEPVGHAVLEHVGGSIMAPDFIYHEGLFYIYFPARGTNWVVTAENPAGPWSRPVDLKVGYIDPGHAADEQGNRYLFLSEGYRIRLSKDACLQQAN